One stretch of Arachis hypogaea cultivar Tifrunner chromosome 20, arahy.Tifrunner.gnm2.J5K5, whole genome shotgun sequence DNA includes these proteins:
- the LOC112784748 gene encoding uncharacterized protein isoform X1 codes for MGLLGSDYTKFPICERDWRKVRTRDKVYNEIVKEIFHFEEDSRGIIKGIIFKMLGRAWKETRNRLYHHCYDPELSLAANIENRPDGIIADHWRRFLDYRNSEETQEKCKKNAENRSKQLYTHTGGSKILARLGEEESERQGRIVSRGELYLLTHKRTNGSYIHDVARAIGERIEAIEQGDESSGLLSQNDSLAQALGKEHPGRVRGMVLGPTSSQVFGMNSHQSSNGFEREETQRVLLELQEELAA; via the exons ATGGGACTGCTAGGATCTGACTACACCAAATTTCCAATCTGCGAGAGGGACTGGAGAAAGGTTCGCACCAGGGACAAGGTCTATAATGAAATAGTAAAg GAAATATTCCATTTTGAAGAAGATAGTAGAGGAATTATAAAAGGTATAATATTCAAAATGCTAGGAAGGGCTTGGAAGGAAACGAGGAACAGATTATACCATCACTGCTATGACCCAGAACTTTCACTTGCAGCAAATATTgaaaaccgcccagatggaattATTGCGGACCATTGGAGAAGGTTTCTCGATTATCGCAATAGCGAAGAGACACAG GAGAAGTGTAAGAAAAATGCCGAGAATCGATCAAAGCAGCTTTACACCCACACCGGCGGATCGAAAATCTTGGCAAGGCTCGGAGAAGAAGAG TCGGAACGACAAGGGAGGATAGTTAGTAGAGGAGAGTTGTATCTCTTAACGCACAAAAGAACTAATGGCTCTTATATCCATGATGTAGCTCGCGCTATTGGA GAAAGAATTGAGGCTATTGAGCAGGGCGATGAATCTTCTGGACTGTTATCCCAGAATGATTCGCTTGCTCAAGCTCTCGGAAAAGAGCACCCGGGTAGGGTGCGTGGCATGGTGTTGGGGCCGACTTCTAGTCAAGTCTTCGGTATGAATTCCCATCAGTCGAGCAATGGTTTTGAAAGGGAGGAGACCCAAAGGGTGCTGCTTGAACTGCAAGAAGAGTTGGCAGCATAG
- the LOC112784748 gene encoding uncharacterized protein isoform X2, with protein MGLLGSDYTKFPICERDWRKVRTRDKVYNEIVKEIFHFEEDSRGIIKGIIFKMLGRAWKETRNRLYHHCYDPELSLAANIENRPDGIIADHWRRFLDYRNSEETQEKCKKNAENRSKQLYTHTGGSKILARLGEEEERIEAIEQGDESSGLLSQNDSLAQALGKEHPGRVRGMVLGPTSSQVFGMNSHQSSNGFEREETQRVLLELQEELAA; from the exons ATGGGACTGCTAGGATCTGACTACACCAAATTTCCAATCTGCGAGAGGGACTGGAGAAAGGTTCGCACCAGGGACAAGGTCTATAATGAAATAGTAAAg GAAATATTCCATTTTGAAGAAGATAGTAGAGGAATTATAAAAGGTATAATATTCAAAATGCTAGGAAGGGCTTGGAAGGAAACGAGGAACAGATTATACCATCACTGCTATGACCCAGAACTTTCACTTGCAGCAAATATTgaaaaccgcccagatggaattATTGCGGACCATTGGAGAAGGTTTCTCGATTATCGCAATAGCGAAGAGACACAG GAGAAGTGTAAGAAAAATGCCGAGAATCGATCAAAGCAGCTTTACACCCACACCGGCGGATCGAAAATCTTGGCAAGGCTCGGAGAAGAAGAG GAAAGAATTGAGGCTATTGAGCAGGGCGATGAATCTTCTGGACTGTTATCCCAGAATGATTCGCTTGCTCAAGCTCTCGGAAAAGAGCACCCGGGTAGGGTGCGTGGCATGGTGTTGGGGCCGACTTCTAGTCAAGTCTTCGGTATGAATTCCCATCAGTCGAGCAATGGTTTTGAAAGGGAGGAGACCCAAAGGGTGCTGCTTGAACTGCAAGAAGAGTTGGCAGCATAG